The following coding sequences are from one Campylobacter sp. RM16187 window:
- a CDS encoding RNA pyrophosphohydrolase, with the protein MQKSYRSNVAAVVLAATYPFDCRVFIAQRCDLQGVWQFPQGGIDEGEKPKEALLRELKEEIGTDEVEILCEYPDWLSYDFPPNVLKAKKYPYDGQTQKYFLVRLKAGARIDIKTKTPEFDEYKFVPTDEALNDINHFKKPIYTKVMGYFKEKGFI; encoded by the coding sequence ATGCAAAAAAGCTACAGATCAAACGTTGCCGCCGTTGTTTTGGCTGCCACATACCCTTTTGATTGTAGGGTTTTTATAGCTCAAAGATGTGATTTGCAAGGTGTTTGGCAGTTTCCGCAAGGTGGGATTGATGAAGGAGAAAAGCCAAAAGAGGCGCTTTTAAGAGAGCTTAAGGAAGAGATAGGCACCGATGAGGTTGAGATTTTATGCGAGTATCCTGACTGGCTTAGTTATGATTTTCCACCAAATGTCTTAAAAGCTAAAAAATATCCCTATGACGGTCAAACTCAAAAATATTTTCTAGTAAGATTAAAGGCCGGAGCTAGGATAGACATTAAGACTAAAACCCCTGAATTTGATGAGTATAAATTTGTCCCTACCGATGAGGCGTTAAATGACATTAATCATTTTAAAAAACCGATTTACACTAAAGTTATGGGATACTTTAAAGAGAAAGGATTTATCTAA
- the ruvX gene encoding Holliday junction resolvase RuvX: protein MSIVAIDVGLKRIGVALAVGSVVMPQKPVLRKNRNQAARDVNAVLSELNAKTLVVGIPLGGSSEDEMRRRISHFVSLLNFSGEIVYVDEAMSSFEASEIYTDTKRDGKLDSIAAMIILKRYIKV from the coding sequence ATGAGCATAGTGGCTATAGATGTGGGGCTAAAAAGAATTGGAGTGGCTCTGGCAGTAGGTAGCGTAGTGATGCCTCAAAAACCAGTTCTTAGAAAAAATCGCAACCAAGCAGCTCGCGACGTCAATGCCGTTTTATCAGAGCTAAATGCAAAAACCTTAGTCGTAGGCATTCCACTTGGTGGAAGTAGCGAAGATGAGATGAGAAGGCGCATAAGCCACTTCGTATCGCTTCTAAATTTTAGCGGCGAGATAGTCTATGTCGATGAGGCGATGAGTAGCTTTGAAGCAAGCGAAATTTATACGGACACGAAACGAGATGGCAAGCTTGACAGCATAGCTGCGATGATTATTTTAAAGAGATATATTAAAGTATAG
- a CDS encoding HobA family DNA replication regulator, translated as MSDFIKWTLEAIRDEGSLMSWMEERRTEWTPLLASKLKFLLEGRAFILITDNERFWFEKYFLKNINKPTNSRPVLPFFSLRALYPSFDSISSKEEISLLQDMLSLAFPNGYVFFYVGKSNDKSAQIAKGKDDSYMWLFDEQAQNSFYLSSSDELLDIKLLSLYKLFDKSVDAALFAKVML; from the coding sequence ATGAGTGATTTTATAAAGTGGACGTTGGAGGCGATTAGAGACGAAGGCTCTCTAATGAGCTGGATGGAAGAAAGGCGCACGGAGTGGACGCCTTTGCTTGCATCAAAGCTAAAATTTTTACTCGAAGGGCGCGCTTTTATCCTGATAACCGATAACGAAAGGTTTTGGTTTGAGAAATATTTTTTAAAAAATATAAATAAACCCACAAATTCGCGTCCTGTCTTGCCATTTTTCTCACTTAGAGCTCTTTATCCGTCTTTTGACTCAATATCTTCAAAAGAAGAAATTTCTCTTTTGCAGGATATGCTAAGCCTTGCTTTTCCAAACGGTTATGTCTTCTTTTATGTAGGCAAAAGCAACGACAAAAGCGCGCAGATAGCCAAAGGCAAGGATGATAGCTACATGTGGCTGTTTGATGAGCAGGCGCAAAACAGCTTTTATCTAAGCTCAAGCGACGAGCTTTTAGATATCAAGCTTTTATCGCTCTATAAACTTTTTGATAAGAGCGTGGATGCGGCACTCTTTGCTAAAGTGATGCTTTAG
- a CDS encoding DNA polymerase III subunit delta' produces MHSKIVITSDFEALKDELLRLHDPNFLRFFITEDFLLENAKEVVSEAYIAENSEKILVVMAKNFRIEAQNSLLKIIEEPPRNIKFIIACESKNMLLQTIRSRLITENRLIKKERIKSGLNFARLELKEIYRFIDEKVELERADKFGKNELKELISAICLEASGAGVKFSQDELSYFYKAVKLAELNTKSHSLLTPILLMIYEKGRK; encoded by the coding sequence ATGCATAGCAAGATCGTTATCACGAGTGATTTTGAAGCTTTAAAGGATGAACTTCTAAGGCTTCACGATCCAAATTTTTTAAGATTTTTTATAACCGAAGATTTTTTGCTTGAAAATGCAAAAGAGGTCGTAAGCGAGGCTTATATCGCTGAAAATAGCGAAAAAATACTTGTTGTGATGGCTAAAAATTTCCGCATAGAAGCGCAAAATTCACTCCTTAAGATCATAGAAGAGCCTCCTAGAAATATCAAATTTATCATCGCTTGCGAGTCTAAAAACATGCTGCTTCAAACGATTCGCTCGCGTCTAATCACCGAAAACAGGCTTATCAAAAAAGAGCGCATAAAAAGCGGGTTAAATTTCGCTCGCCTTGAGCTAAAAGAAATTTACCGTTTTATAGATGAAAAAGTAGAGCTTGAAAGAGCTGATAAATTCGGTAAAAATGAGCTAAAAGAGCTGATTTCGGCTATCTGCTTAGAAGCTAGTGGGGCTGGAGTTAAATTTAGCCAAGATGAGCTAAGCTACTTTTACAAAGCAGTTAAACTTGCCGAGCTAAATACAAAATCACACTCGCTTTTAACGCCGATTTTGCTGATGATATATGAAAAGGGCCGAAAGTGA
- the tatC gene encoding twin-arginine translocase subunit TatC yields the protein MFEELKPHLVELRKRLFISVSVVLVMFIVCFSFWNPILAIMTAPLKNALPAGSNIIFTQVQEPFFTAMKVAFFAGFMFSLPVIFWQFWLFVAPGLYENEKKYVIPFVLAATFMFLVGAAFCYYVVIPIGFVFLINFGGELFTALPSIGQYVGFFTKLLIAFGIAFELPVLTFFLAKLGLITDATLRNSFRYAVVIIFIFSAAMTPPDIISQFLMAIPLIGLYGLSIFIAKQVNPAPKEEDIQEESKEEPRRKQNNDDDDDEIYYNGD from the coding sequence ATGTTTGAAGAGTTAAAACCGCATTTAGTAGAGCTTAGAAAGAGACTTTTTATAAGCGTTTCTGTCGTATTGGTAATGTTTATAGTATGCTTTAGCTTCTGGAATCCAATTCTAGCCATTATGACCGCCCCTCTTAAAAACGCTCTTCCAGCAGGAAGCAATATCATCTTCACTCAGGTTCAAGAGCCATTTTTTACTGCAATGAAAGTAGCGTTTTTTGCAGGATTTATGTTTTCACTCCCTGTAATATTCTGGCAGTTTTGGCTCTTTGTAGCTCCGGGGCTTTATGAAAATGAGAAAAAATATGTAATCCCTTTTGTATTAGCAGCTACATTTATGTTTTTAGTTGGCGCTGCGTTTTGTTACTATGTAGTAATTCCTATCGGCTTTGTATTTCTTATAAATTTCGGAGGCGAATTATTTACGGCGCTTCCTAGCATAGGGCAATATGTAGGATTTTTTACTAAGCTTTTAATAGCTTTCGGTATAGCATTTGAGCTTCCTGTACTTACATTTTTTCTAGCCAAACTAGGCCTCATAACCGATGCGACACTTAGAAATTCATTTAGATATGCAGTAGTAATTATATTTATATTTTCTGCGGCCATGACTCCTCCTGACATTATAAGTCAGTTTTTAATGGCAATTCCTCTAATAGGACTTTACGGACTATCGATATTTATAGCTAAACAGGTAAATCCTGCTCCAAAAGAAGAGGATATTCAAGAAGAGTCAAAAGAAGAGCCTAGGCGGAAGCAAAACAACGACGATGATGATGACGAAATATACTACAATGGTGACTGA
- the hemW gene encoding radical SAM family heme chaperone HemW, which yields MLLYIHIPFCESKCPYCAFGSLVGKENLATDYFKALIADFKAQAANFKIAKESIDSLFIGGGTPSAVNANLYENLFSEISPYLAKNCEITSEANPNSANLTWLKKMRNLGVNRMSFGAQSFFEDKLKFLGRTHSAAQIYETVKNAKIAGFTNINVDLIYGTKFDTKKHLAIEVQNIKNLGVSHTSAYSLTLEENTPFEGKISYKKDSPLLAKFLINEIEKTGLKQYEISNFGQICRHNLGYWSGQEYLGVGVYAVGFMQGERYANTKNLSAYIKNPHEKEAEILSQKDLNVEHIFLGARSIVGIEASKLGKEQLQRAEILRAHKKLELRQDRYLVKNFLLADEISLFIVG from the coding sequence ATGCTTTTATACATACACATTCCATTTTGCGAGAGCAAATGCCCGTACTGCGCGTTTGGCTCACTTGTAGGCAAGGAAAATTTAGCAACCGATTATTTTAAAGCGCTGATAGCTGATTTTAAAGCTCAAGCAGCTAATTTTAAGATCGCAAAAGAGAGCATTGATAGCCTATTTATCGGAGGCGGCACACCAAGTGCGGTAAATGCTAATCTATATGAAAATTTATTTAGCGAAATTTCGCCATATCTAGCTAAAAACTGTGAGATAACAAGCGAAGCAAATCCAAACTCGGCAAATTTAACTTGGCTTAAAAAAATGCGAAATTTAGGCGTAAACCGCATGAGTTTTGGCGCTCAAAGCTTCTTTGAAGATAAGCTTAAATTTCTTGGTCGCACGCATAGTGCCGCTCAAATTTACGAAACGGTCAAAAACGCTAAAATTGCCGGATTTACAAACATAAACGTAGATCTCATCTACGGCACAAAATTTGACACTAAAAAACACCTTGCCATAGAGGTTCAAAACATTAAAAATTTAGGCGTTTCACACACTAGCGCGTACTCGCTAACGCTTGAAGAAAACACACCTTTTGAAGGCAAAATAAGCTATAAAAAAGATAGCCCGCTACTAGCTAAATTTCTCATAAACGAGATAGAAAAAACAGGTCTAAAACAATACGAGATATCAAATTTCGGTCAAATTTGCAGGCATAACCTTGGATACTGGAGCGGGCAAGAATATCTAGGAGTAGGAGTTTATGCAGTTGGTTTTATGCAAGGCGAAAGATATGCAAACACTAAAAATTTAAGCGCATATATCAAAAATCCGCACGAAAAAGAGGCTGAAATTTTAAGCCAAAAGGATCTAAATGTGGAGCATATATTTTTAGGAGCAAGAAGCATAGTCGGCATAGAGGCTTCAAAACTTGGCAAAGAGCAGCTTCAAAGAGCTGAAATTTTAAGAGCTCATAAAAAGCTTGAGCTAAGGCAAGACAGGTATCTTGTGAAGAACTTTTTGCTTGCCGATGAAATTTCTTTGTTTATAGTTGGTTGA
- a CDS encoding aspartate kinase: protein MLIIQKYGGTSVGTLDRIENVAKRVIENKKAGNDLVVVVSAMSGVTNQLIEYADYFTKNADTIAMDMLLSSGERVTCALLTIALNNMGYKAVALTGRQAGIITDSVHTRARIEMIDTKRMRSELDDGKIVVVAGFQGIDQDGNVTTLGRGGSDLSAVAIAGALNADLCEIYTDVDGVYTTDPRIESRAKKLDKISYDEMLELASLGAKVLQNRSVELAKKLNVNLVTRSSFNHNEGTLITKEENMEAVLVSGIALDRNQARVTLRGVVDKPGIAAEIFSALAEKNINVDMIIQNVGQDGTTNLGFTVPQNELAVAKECMDKLAAAKHVEYSEDIVKVSVVGVGMKSHSGVASLAFKTLAKEGINIQMISTSEIKISMIVDQKYGELAVRALHQAYKLDQ from the coding sequence ATGCTAATCATTCAAAAATACGGCGGAACAAGCGTAGGAACGCTTGATAGAATAGAAAATGTTGCCAAAAGAGTGATTGAGAATAAAAAAGCGGGCAACGATTTAGTGGTAGTTGTTTCAGCTATGAGTGGAGTTACAAATCAGCTTATAGAGTATGCCGATTATTTTACTAAAAATGCCGATACTATAGCTATGGATATGCTTTTAAGCTCAGGCGAACGCGTTACCTGCGCACTTCTTACTATAGCTCTTAATAATATGGGTTATAAGGCTGTAGCACTGACCGGAAGGCAGGCTGGAATCATAACAGATAGTGTTCATACAAGAGCAAGAATAGAGATGATAGACACAAAGCGTATGAGAAGCGAGCTTGATGATGGTAAGATAGTGGTTGTAGCAGGCTTTCAGGGTATAGATCAGGATGGAAACGTCACTACTTTAGGACGCGGGGGAAGTGATCTAAGTGCAGTTGCCATTGCAGGAGCTTTGAATGCTGATTTGTGTGAAATTTATACAGATGTGGACGGAGTTTATACAACAGATCCTAGAATAGAAAGCAGAGCTAAAAAGCTTGATAAGATAAGCTATGACGAGATGCTTGAGCTTGCAAGCTTGGGTGCGAAAGTATTGCAAAATCGTTCTGTTGAGCTGGCTAAAAAACTAAACGTAAATTTAGTCACAAGAAGTAGTTTTAATCATAATGAAGGAACATTGATAACAAAGGAAGAGAATATGGAAGCAGTTTTAGTAAGCGGAATAGCACTTGATAGAAATCAAGCGAGAGTAACATTAAGAGGAGTAGTGGATAAGCCTGGAATCGCAGCCGAGATCTTTTCGGCCTTGGCAGAAAAAAACATAAATGTTGATATGATAATTCAAAACGTAGGGCAAGATGGCACTACAAATTTAGGATTTACCGTTCCTCAAAATGAACTTGCTGTAGCAAAAGAGTGCATGGATAAATTAGCCGCTGCAAAACATGTGGAGTATAGCGAAGATATAGTAAAAGTATCGGTAGTGGGCGTTGGTATGAAGAGCCATAGTGGTGTAGCATCTTTGGCGTTTAAAACTCTTGCAAAAGAGGGCATCAATATACAGATGATATCAACAAGCGAGATTAAAATTTCCATGATTGTAGATCAAAAGTACGGAGAACTGGCAGTTCGCGCACTACATCAGGCATACAAGCTAGACCAATGA
- the tatB gene encoding Sec-independent protein translocase protein TatB produces MFGMSFPEIIIIAIIAVLFLGPDKLPGTMVEIARFFKTVKKTVNDAKANFDQEIKIAELKEDAKKYKENISKTTESVRKKLTFEELDELKKGINDVTGGLNKNISDIKSSIDNIKNPQNIIKDAVLDDKKNEEKKEA; encoded by the coding sequence ATGTTTGGTATGAGTTTTCCTGAAATAATCATCATAGCAATCATAGCCGTATTGTTTCTAGGTCCCGATAAGCTTCCTGGTACAATGGTCGAGATAGCTAGATTTTTTAAAACCGTTAAAAAAACGGTAAATGATGCAAAGGCGAATTTTGATCAGGAGATTAAGATTGCAGAGCTAAAAGAAGATGCAAAAAAATACAAAGAAAACATCTCAAAAACTACAGAAAGTGTTCGAAAAAAGCTTACTTTTGAAGAGCTTGATGAGCTAAAAAAAGGCATTAATGACGTTACCGGCGGACTTAACAAGAATATATCCGACATAAAAAGCAGTATTGATAATATAAAAAATCCACAAAACATAATAAAAGATGCGGTTTTGGATGATAAGAAGAACGAAGAGAAGAAAGAGGCGTAA
- the ilvC gene encoding ketol-acid reductoisomerase, translating into MAVNIYYDKDCDLSLIRSKTVAVIGFGSQGHAHAENLRDSGVKVVIGLAKGGKSWVKAEAKGFEVKSVSEASKMADVIMILTPDEMQAEIFYNEIKPNLSEDNAIAFGHGFNVHFGQIKAPEGIDVIMIAPKAPGHTVRSEFVKGGGIPDLIAVEQNASGQAKELALSYASAIGGGRTGIIETTFKDETETDLFGEQAVLCGGLCALVNAGFETLVEAGYEPEMAYFECLHELKLIVDLMYQGGMADMRYSISNTAEYGDYVSGTRVVNEDSKKAMKEILKEIQNGKFAKDFILERKAGYVRMNAERGIAERSLLNQTGKKLRAMMPWISAGKIVDQSKN; encoded by the coding sequence ATGGCAGTAAATATTTATTATGACAAAGATTGCGATTTAAGTCTTATTAGAAGTAAGACAGTCGCTGTTATCGGCTTTGGCTCTCAAGGACACGCTCACGCTGAAAATTTAAGAGATAGCGGAGTAAAGGTTGTCATCGGTCTTGCAAAAGGCGGAAAAAGCTGGGTGAAAGCGGAAGCTAAGGGCTTTGAGGTAAAAAGCGTGAGCGAGGCTTCAAAGATGGCAGATGTGATTATGATTTTAACCCCTGATGAGATGCAGGCTGAAATTTTTTATAACGAGATCAAGCCAAATTTAAGCGAGGACAATGCGATAGCTTTCGGGCATGGATTTAACGTGCATTTTGGACAGATCAAAGCTCCTGAGGGAATCGATGTGATAATGATAGCTCCAAAAGCCCCAGGACACACAGTAAGAAGCGAATTTGTAAAAGGTGGCGGCATCCCTGATCTAATCGCAGTTGAGCAAAACGCCTCAGGTCAAGCAAAAGAGCTTGCGCTTAGCTACGCAAGTGCGATAGGCGGCGGAAGAACAGGCATCATCGAAACTACATTTAAAGATGAAACTGAAACCGATCTCTTTGGCGAGCAAGCAGTGCTTTGCGGCGGGCTTTGCGCCTTGGTAAATGCGGGCTTTGAAACGCTGGTTGAAGCAGGATATGAGCCTGAGATGGCGTATTTTGAGTGCTTACATGAGCTAAAACTTATAGTTGATCTGATGTATCAAGGCGGAATGGCGGATATGCGCTACTCTATCTCAAACACAGCTGAGTATGGCGACTACGTAAGCGGAACAAGAGTGGTAAACGAAGATAGCAAGAAGGCTATGAAGGAAATTTTAAAAGAGATTCAAAACGGTAAATTTGCAAAAGACTTTATCCTTGAGCGCAAAGCAGGATATGTAAGAATGAATGCCGAAAGAGGAATCGCCGAAAGAAGCCTACTAAATCAAACCGGCAAAAAGCTAAGAGCTATGATGCCTTGGATAAGCGCAGGTAAAATCGTAGATCAAAGTAAGAATTAA
- a CDS encoding DNA-processing protein DprA, with the protein MNTLSKIPSQLNRLKNPPDQLYYKGNLELLNMPLVSIVGSRKASAYTKDCVFNLAKILSYSGVCVVSGAAIGVDIAAHKGAFPNTIAVFGNGLDRIYPQSNAKMIDEIYRNSLAITEYAPDVTPRGYQFLQRNRIVVALSQALIVAQADLLSGSMQSARMAYELGIKIYVLPQRINDSRGTNELLALKKAELINDFDKFATRFGEVANVTKDEILEFCKNGVDLDDALAKFGSQIYEYELLGRLKISGLRVNLA; encoded by the coding sequence GTGAATACTTTAAGTAAAATTCCGTCACAGCTAAATAGGCTTAAAAATCCTCCCGATCAGCTATACTACAAAGGAAATTTAGAGCTTTTAAATATGCCTTTGGTCTCTATAGTAGGCTCTAGAAAGGCTAGCGCATACACCAAGGATTGTGTTTTTAATCTGGCTAAAATCCTATCATATTCTGGAGTTTGTGTGGTTAGTGGAGCTGCTATTGGTGTGGATATAGCGGCCCATAAAGGAGCCTTTCCTAATACTATAGCCGTTTTTGGAAATGGACTTGATAGAATTTATCCTCAATCAAATGCTAAAATGATAGATGAGATCTATCGAAATTCTCTTGCCATAACCGAATATGCTCCGGATGTTACGCCTAGAGGTTATCAGTTTTTGCAGAGAAATCGTATAGTGGTGGCCCTATCTCAAGCTCTTATCGTGGCTCAAGCCGATCTTTTAAGTGGTTCAATGCAGAGTGCAAGAATGGCATATGAACTTGGTATTAAAATTTACGTTTTGCCTCAAAGGATTAATGATAGTAGAGGAACAAATGAGCTTTTGGCTCTTAAAAAAGCCGAACTAATAAATGATTTTGATAAATTTGCTACGCGATTTGGCGAAGTAGCAAATGTCACAAAAGATGAAATTTTAGAATTTTGCAAAAATGGAGTAGATTTAGATGATGCCTTGGCAAAATTCGGTAGTCAAATTTACGAATACGAGCTTCTTGGCAGGCTGAAAATTTCAGGTTTAAGGGTTAATCTGGCATGA
- a CDS encoding divergent polysaccharide deacetylase family protein translates to MSLRTKRKTTKRRVKHSAKTRSFWSYFIILLIALGVGAVTYFLLNYLYSKSDNNIQIINKIEKYLDSQKQEIKRDSAKKESALKSESKLQEKTKTKESNLEQKRSIKDLNLTENENRAIKNIIKSMEKNDVNLSTQKELIKPKERKISESGNKIHIEIVERNATKKDKKNDVDKNQKFTLGSKGSSSSKPKLVIIIDDIAHKHQVDAVKAINLKLTPSIFPPTKHHPDTPKLAKRFKFYMIHLPMQAHGFKKEEINTLHTNDSYDKILKRLRDIKRDFPELMYINNHTGSKFTSDLDAMNRMMRAVKNENLIFIDSKTISNSKVEEAARNHSMPYIVRDVFLDHQDDKNTIRKQLKYAIELAKKNSKAIAIGHPYKNTLEVLRQSGDILKDVEVVYLKDAL, encoded by the coding sequence TTGAGCCTAAGAACAAAGAGAAAAACTACCAAAAGGCGTGTAAAGCATAGCGCTAAGACACGCTCCTTTTGGAGCTATTTTATAATCCTGCTTATAGCTTTAGGCGTAGGTGCTGTTACATATTTTTTACTTAACTACCTATATAGCAAAAGCGATAATAATATACAAATTATAAATAAGATAGAAAAATACTTAGATAGTCAAAAACAAGAGATAAAAAGAGATAGTGCTAAAAAAGAGTCTGCTCTAAAATCTGAGTCAAAACTACAAGAAAAAACAAAAACCAAAGAGTCAAATTTAGAACAAAAGAGATCAATAAAGGATCTAAATTTAACTGAAAATGAAAACCGTGCTATAAAAAATATAATAAAGAGCATGGAGAAAAATGATGTGAATTTATCTACACAAAAAGAGTTAATAAAACCAAAAGAGCGAAAGATAAGTGAGTCTGGAAATAAAATCCATATAGAGATTGTAGAGAGAAATGCAACAAAAAAAGATAAAAAAAATGATGTAGATAAAAATCAAAAATTTACACTAGGTAGTAAGGGATCATCTTCTTCTAAACCAAAATTAGTAATTATAATCGACGATATAGCCCATAAACATCAGGTGGATGCCGTAAAGGCTATAAATTTAAAGCTCACTCCGTCTATTTTTCCTCCGACAAAGCATCATCCTGATACCCCAAAGCTTGCAAAAAGGTTTAAATTCTATATGATTCATCTACCAATGCAGGCTCATGGATTTAAAAAAGAGGAGATAAATACCCTGCATACCAACGATAGCTATGATAAAATTTTAAAAAGATTACGTGATATCAAAAGAGATTTTCCGGAACTAATGTATATAAATAATCATACCGGAAGTAAATTTACGAGTGATCTTGATGCTATGAATAGGATGATGAGGGCTGTAAAAAATGAAAATCTTATTTTTATAGATAGCAAGACCATATCAAATAGCAAGGTTGAAGAAGCTGCTAGAAATCATTCTATGCCATATATTGTAAGGGATGTTTTTTTAGATCATCAGGATGATAAGAATACTATTAGAAAACAGCTCAAATATGCTATCGAATTAGCTAAAAAGAACTCAAAGGCCATAGCTATAGGACATCCTTATAAAAATACACTTGAAGTTTTAAGGCAGAGCGGCGATATTTTAAAAGACGTTGAAGTAGTCTATCTAAAAGATGCCCTGTGA
- the queA gene encoding tRNA preQ1(34) S-adenosylmethionine ribosyltransferase-isomerase QueA has translation MTDTDLLSSYDYYLPPNLIASTPTLPKEEAKLLVYERCKDKIHHLKFKNLHEILPDCSIIFNDTRVVKARILGYKDSGGASEILLNTPLNDNKFSVYIKGKVRIGSIIKFSKNLIAKVCEIYENGTRAVEFTQNGQILDAASLFDLLEEIGHVPLPPYIKRADNKDDESWYQSIFARHQGAVAAPTASLHFNDEMIKTLKKDHDINFLTLHVGAGTFKSVESEIIRDHLMHGEFYQIPKDTQELINSNKPILGIGTTVTRCVEEFARSKISSGECKLFLNLYNRPIRQNYLLTNFHLPKSTLIMLVTSFIGLDKTMEIYKTAIEKEYKFYSYGDGMLII, from the coding sequence GTGACTGATACAGATCTGTTATCAAGTTACGACTACTATCTTCCTCCAAATCTAATAGCCTCCACTCCAACTTTGCCAAAAGAGGAGGCAAAGCTACTTGTATATGAACGCTGCAAGGATAAAATACACCATCTGAAATTTAAAAATCTACACGAAATTTTACCGGATTGTTCTATTATTTTTAACGATACAAGAGTAGTCAAGGCTAGAATTTTAGGATATAAAGACAGCGGAGGGGCAAGCGAGATACTACTAAACACTCCCCTTAATGATAATAAATTTAGTGTTTATATAAAAGGTAAGGTAAGAATAGGAAGCATTATAAAATTTAGTAAAAATTTGATTGCAAAGGTTTGCGAGATTTATGAAAATGGCACAAGAGCTGTTGAATTTACTCAAAACGGCCAAATTTTAGATGCCGCCAGTCTATTTGACCTACTTGAAGAGATAGGGCATGTGCCGCTTCCTCCGTATATAAAAAGAGCTGATAACAAAGATGATGAGAGCTGGTATCAGAGTATTTTCGCCAGGCACCAAGGCGCAGTAGCAGCTCCTACGGCAAGCCTTCACTTTAATGACGAGATGATAAAAACACTAAAAAAAGATCATGATATAAATTTTCTCACACTTCATGTCGGAGCTGGGACATTTAAAAGTGTAGAGTCTGAAATCATAAGGGATCATCTTATGCATGGCGAGTTTTATCAAATCCCTAAAGATACTCAAGAGCTAATAAATTCAAATAAGCCGATTTTAGGTATTGGAACAACAGTAACAAGGTGCGTAGAGGAATTTGCAAGAAGCAAAATATCAAGCGGCGAGTGTAAGCTATTTTTGAATTTATACAATAGACCCATTCGTCAAAACTATCTTCTAACAAATTTTCATCTTCCCAAGTCAACCCTCATAATGCTAGTAACAAGCTTTATAGGACTCGATAAGACAATGGAAATTTATAAAACGGCAATTGAAAAAGAGTATAAATTCTACTCTTATGGTGACGGAATGCTGATTATTTAG